Part of the Pseudomonas lijiangensis genome is shown below.
CTGCAAGGCTTTTCATTGCAGTGGTATCAGGACTTCTTCGCTTCTGCCGAATGGATGCGCTCGCTGAAGAACAGCATGATCGTCGCACCGGCTTCCACGCTGCTGGCGATGATCTTCGGCACACTGGCCGCCATCGGCCTGACCCGGGGCGACTTCCCCGGCAAGCCGCTGGTCATGGCGCTGGTGATCTCGCCGATGGTGGTGCCGATGGTGATCGTCGGTGTCGCCAGTTATCTGTTCTTCGCACCGCTGGGGCTGGGCAACAGCTACACCTCGCTGATCCTGGTGCATGCGGTGCTGGGCGTGCCGTTCGTGATCATCACCGTGTCGGCTACCTTGCAGGGCTTCAACCACAACCTGGTACGCGCCGCCGCCAACCTCGGCGCTTCGCCGCTGACGGCATTCCGTCGAGTGACCCTGCCATTGATCGCACCCGGCGTGATTTCCGGCGCACTGTTCGCCTTCGCGACCTCGTTCGATGAAGTGGTAGTCACCCTGTTCCTCGCCGGCCCCGAGCAAGCGACCCTGCCGCGCCAGATGTTCAGCGGCATCCGCGAAAACCTCAGCCCGACCATCGCCGCCGCCGCGACCTTGCTGATCGCCTTCTCGGTGGCATTGCTGCTGGTGCTGGAGTGGTTGCGCGGGCGTAGCGAGAAGCTCAGGACGAAGGCAGAGTAGGAGGGAGCTGCAAGTTGTAAGCGGCAAGCTACAAGCTTGAGGTTACGGCTTGAGCTTGTGGCTTACAGCTTGAAGCTTGCTGCTTCTCTTTCCCCATTCGCTTACAATGCGCGCCACCGTGATTCTGCTCAAACAGGTGCGCCATGCAGCCCTTCGTTATTGCCCCATCGATCCTTTCCGCTGACTTCGCCCGTCTGGGTGAGGACGTCGACTCTGTACTGGCCGCGGGTGCCGACTTCGTTCACTTCGATGTCATGGACAATCACTATGTCCCTAATCTGACCATCGG
Proteins encoded:
- a CDS encoding ABC transporter permease, giving the protein MLNSYSSPIERIWYYALRIICALVLLFLVLPVLVIVPLSFNSGSFLVYPLQGFSLQWYQDFFASAEWMRSLKNSMIVAPASTLLAMIFGTLAAIGLTRGDFPGKPLVMALVISPMVVPMVIVGVASYLFFAPLGLGNSYTSLILVHAVLGVPFVIITVSATLQGFNHNLVRAAANLGASPLTAFRRVTLPLIAPGVISGALFAFATSFDEVVVTLFLAGPEQATLPRQMFSGIRENLSPTIAAAATLLIAFSVALLLVLEWLRGRSEKLRTKAE